The DNA sequence TTCAACACTTGTTAGTAATTTTGACCCCTATGCTAAGGCAATTGCGTCAAAAACTACTTATACTTCTGCTACCCAGtatttccttccaaaaggaaaaaCTGTGTACATGAAAAAAGCATACCCCACTcacttattttatattgaacCGAATAGATCTGCCCAAACAGATTTATTCAAAATTGCTTCATCTTACTTTCCCCCAGGATTTCATTGGATTCCTGAAGATTCCACCAAGAATCTCCAGTATTACTCCACTATTTTAATCCATACTGATTCAATTATCATAAAGCCAATTTATGATAAAACCAACAGTAACAAATTAATCTACCACAGTGCCTATATCCTCCATGTCATCAACAAAGAAGAATGGGGAACAAACCCATCCTCTCCTAAAAGACTGGACAAAACAGACACTACTTTCACTTATCATGACTATATTACTACCTGGAACAGATTCATGTTTTTCCAGGTACCAGATATGAGTCATTCATGGTTCCTCAATTtcgataaaaaatttaaaggaaatCTCCCTTACTGGTTCCTCAGATGGTGGGACCAATTTGGACCTATTCCTAAAACTTTTCCTGATGAGCTCCTCCGAGCTTTCAAATGTTATTACAATGTTGCAACCACCAAACTTGATACGCATATGCAAAAATTTCCTTACATTCTCTATTTCTGTCAAAAGTACAAAGTACCctggataatgaaatgaaattatgaaagaCATGCTGATATCATGGTTTGGTATTGCtgcacaaaatggtgggataggTTTTCCTATACCCAACAAATAATTGAATATGTGATTAGAGATTTTCCTCAGACTGCTCCAGATTTGCAAGACAAAAAGGAATTCCCAGAGATTACATATGGTTCTCTTGTTTCGACTAGATATCCACAAATCCAGGCTCCTACTTCACTAACTACTTCCCATAGAGGAAAAGCTACCAGCAGTTCCTTAAAAAAGAAGTCCCCTAAGAATGCTCTTGAAGGACTTTCAAAAAGGGATTTTGTTCAGTTGTTAAAGAAATCTCTAGAAAATGATTctgaataagaaaataatttagaagCATCCTCAGAAACCTCCACTAATTATCCTTACAAGTATTTTGGCCATGATTCTCCAGATACTCCAAGATTATCTGAAGATTGACCATATTTTTGTTGAAGACTGACCGTCCAACAGACTGATCGAGCtcttcacacaaaaaaaaaaaattcacaggGAAAGGCTGACCGTCCCAGACTGATCGAGCccttcttttaataatttaacattttgtaTCAAAAGCAGATCCAGCAAAGACACAATAATGATTTCCGACACAATGATGATTTCCATGCTGCCACTACATGCCAAAAGCAGTCATTCAGACAGCTAAAGACATAAAGTTGACAGCTAATTTATGCCCGTGCTCAAACAAGTGTTTACTGTTCACTCACGGACTTGCTTTCATTATTTTACTTTAATCATTGTAAACAGGAACTCTTTATGCTATAAAATGAGAACCTTGCTTTAGAATTAGGCAGAGCTCGCTCGcctcattctttcttttcttcttactCACTCTCTCCTTCTTCCACCTTATTTGCTCTCACCCTACTCTTGTAAGTGCAAATCTGCACTACCTACTTTGTAATTTTACTAAGTTCTATGTTAATGTTATTTTGTTCATATACTCTATTTTGCTTTGCATTCATGCATATAGTCGGTTTAACCGCCAACAATTAATTGTGCATACTCTTATTTGATTATCTGTTTCccttcataactttttttaaagggcTATTTCTAGCGATTTTTATTTGCCGCTGATACACAATTTAGTTGCTGCAAATTCATCTACTCTGGCGATTTTACCAttcgttgcaaaaaaaaatgcatatacAGTAAAAATATCCATTTCCGGCGGCAATAACTCGcctctaaaagtaaaaaaaaaaaaaatcgccggaaataaatgaacagtaatttcATAGTCAATCTTCCAAATACATTGCGTTGCATTTCAGCGGCCATacaaaaatcgctgcaaataggGGTTAATTGCGGTGATTTTTTTGCGACAATCATAAAATCGCTAGAAAAgacctattttcttgtagtgacattaATGAAGTGCACAAATGAGTACACAAAATTGACtgtacataaaaaattttattattaattatacgCTGCAAGCCCaataatgaaattatgttcccattttttttatctttcttggTCCCTAACTCATTTGCATCATTGCATGCCAAGCTGATTACTTCCTGTAAACATCAGACCTTGATGAACAAAAGCTGCTTAATTCCAGTCTTCTGCCGCTGGAGAATTAATACTGCTGCGCGAAAAAATTCATACAATTCGGCTCACCCGCAGGAATTTAGGATAGAAAAAGTTCCAATTGTAATAAGGAGTTAAGACATTGGGTCCTTCGTACATGAAAACGTAACCAGTCCTCTGCATCCGTTGGGTCTTCCCTTCTAACCAAACTACAAAAGTCGCTCAATTTAGTATAGGATTCATACTACAAGAAATCGATGCACTAAGTGTTAATTTGTATGACCTTTGTTGCAGAACTccttgtaaattttaaaaaaataataataaaattgaaaaacaaaaacttatatTTGCAAAGGCCGGCTTTCACTAATTATTAGTAAAGATAAGAGAAAAGGATTGTTtctgttctctttttttttttttttttttgtcttctaatTTGTCTGGATATGAAGGTTGTACTTGTTCATTTATTTCCAACTGTTGAGAGCCTATGGTTTGTCAGAGTTGTGCAGATGGAAACTTTTATTGCAGTACGTACGCACATTTACTTCACTTTCCCACCAATGCACCGACAGGCTACATAATTGGTCACGCACATTGTTCGTTCGTTTAATCTCCTCCTCTTGCTCATTTATGATCTCTCGTACTTATGACCTCTGCAAccctgatctctctctctctctctgacatAAGATGGTGCATTCAAAGAAGTTTAGAGGAGTCAGGCAACGCCAGTGGGGCTCCTGGGTGTCAGAAATTCGCCATCCTTTACTGTAAGTTCACCCATTCCCATTACCAACGACCCtcatataatttatgtatatattcacCATGTATATATGCGCGCGTCATAATTCTAAATTCTCGTTCTGATCTCTCTCCCacatcttgtttttctttcttgtctAGGAAGAGAATGGTATGGCTGGGCACATTGGAGACAGCTGAGGCTGCGGCAAGGGCATACGACCAAGCAGCCATATTGATGAATGGCCAAAATGCCAAGACCAACTTTCCTACGGCAAATGGCCGCCATGAAGACACAAAGGCTTGCGGTGACTCTCCCTTGTCTCCCAAAGCTCTTTCGGAGCTGCTTAGCACCAAGCTTCGCAAGTGTTGAAAAGACCAATATCCTTCCCTCACATGCCTAAGGCTTGATGCTGATAACTCTCACATTGGAGTGTGGCAAAAGCGCGCAGGGGCACGTTCAGCCTCAAATTGGGTGATGAGAATTGAGCTCGGGAAGAAGCAGACACAAACTGATCTGGAGGATGGCTTATCATCAGGATCACCGAGGGTCGAGATTCATGATGCTGGAAATGGAATGGATGAGGAGGATATACAAGATACGGaaacttattttattgatacgaGAGTGTCCTCTATATATAAGGGCTGTACATGATATGCAGTTACAAGTTTAAATATacgataatataaaaaatattcaaatgctgTAACAAGAGGCTCCTATACTATCGGGTAGCAGATTTACAGGGGATAGACGCAAGTCAGTTTTACACCTATACGATTTCCTTTAGTCAAGTAAATCAGTTGGTTACACCTATACGATTTCCTTTATACACCCCCTCAAGATAGGCGTGCCATCAAATAAGCCAATCTTGGTgcataagttttgaaatttttgtcgTGACAAAGGCTTAGTTAGAAGGTCTGCGAGTTGATCATGGGTGCTGACATGGGAGACTTGTAGCATTCCTTTTGAGACTAGAGAACGAAATGGAGATCAATAGCAATATGCTTCATCCTTGAATGCATTACGGGATTAAGACTTAATTGAGTAGCACCAATGTTGTCGCAGAATAAATTTGGAGGCTTAGAAATCGGAATACCAAGCTCATAGAACAGTGAACGAACCCAAATTAGTTCTGAGGTGGCTG is a window from the Juglans regia cultivar Chandler chromosome 7, Walnut 2.0, whole genome shotgun sequence genome containing:
- the LOC109011535 gene encoding ethylene-responsive transcription factor SHINE 2-like; the protein is MVHSKKFRGVRQRQWGSWVSEIRHPLLKRMVWLGTLETAEAAARAYDQAAILMNGQNAKTNFPTANGRHEDTKACGDSPLSPKALSELLSTKLRKC